Below is a window of Chryseobacterium arthrosphaerae DNA.
AAATAATTGTAAATTAGTGTACAAGCTGAGACGGAAGGCAGTCAAATTCCTTTTTAAAATATTTATAAAAAGTAGATTTGGATTTAAAACCACATTGGAAAGCAATATCGGTTACACTGGCTGAAGGATCTTCTGATAAGATCTGTTTAAAGTGCTGTATACGGTTTCTGTTGGTGTATTCGTGGAAGTTGGAGTGAAGATGTTTATTAAACGTAATGCTCAGATCGGCTTTACTTATCTTCAGACAGTTTGAGAGCTGGTCTAAAGTGAATTCTTCATCCAGATAAATATGGCTCTCCTGATAGAAACTGATAATGGCATTCTGCACAGCATCAAAATCTATTTTGGAAAGATCTTTATATTGATAGGTTTCTTTTGGACCTGAGAAATGCACTGCATATTGCTGTTCCCGGAGATTGTGCTGGTACGTTAAAATATAAACGTACAAAATCCATCCGAACTGGAATAAAAACATGAGGCTGTAGATTTTCTGATAGATCAGGGTACTCCATCCCAATTGGTAAACACCCCAGAAAATCAATACTCCCATCAGGACATAGCAGACCAGGTACCGGAAATTGCCTGCTGCCGGATGCGTAATATTTTTCCGGAATTTGGTGAGGAAGAAGATACAGACAGCAAGGCACGCTACCCAATAATAGCTGTAGTACATGAAGTAGGATTTATAGGATCTGATCGCTATATCTGCCCAGGACAGGTCAAAAATCTTTGCACAAAGGGCCACTGCGTGATGAATAACAATCAGGGTTAAGGGAACGATCAGGTATTTCAGTTTGTCTCTCCATTTTGCATGAATCAGATAGGTCGTAATATATAAGAAAATAAGTCCCTTGAAAACACGGAGACTTCCCGGAATTTCATACAGGACAGACTCATACCCGAATCTCTGAATGATAAAATACTCATATCCCATGTCCAGGGCCACCACGCCGATATACAATAATAACATATTCAGTATAGATTCCCTGTTTCTGATGAGGTATAATAATAAAGTAAGCGTGATAAGTGCCTGTAGTACAACTACCATAATGATGTATAGCATGATAACTGATATTTTGCCAAAATTATAGATAATATATGCATGGGTTCTTTAACAAATTATTAAATATCAGTTCAGAAAAAATATAAAATGATCCTAAAAACGTGGAACATAATGTATTCTGTTTTTGAAGATTAAAGGGATATTAGTACTTTAGCGGTCAAACATAGATTGGATGTCGAAAAGAAAATTCATATTACTTTCTATACTGAAAACCTGGCTTATATCCACATTCGTTTCTACAGCTCTGTTGATTCTGTTTATGTATGCGACCAGGGAAGTGAGGGAATATCCGAGAAACTGTGATATGAGTGGCCTGGCTTATGGTTTACTTATTTTCTGGAATCTGTTTCTGAGTATACTTTCCTTCAGCAGTCTGCTGTCTGTTTTACAACCGTTTCAGGGGAAAATTAAAACGGCATTATGCTGGTTCCTGTTACCGGTGATCGCTGTTGGTTCGTTTTTTACATTTCCGGACGGAAAAATAAGTAAAGACGATATCATCTTATTTCTGATAATGAATATGCCCTGGCTGATTATCTGGACTTTTTATTATTTCCGGATGAATAGGCACTTCAATACAAATGATTACTAATATTATTAATAAACCATGAAAAAATTCCTTAAAAAATACACTTCTTTTTTTGCTTCACTGATTACAGCCATGATTGTCTTTGCTTGTCAGAAGCAGTCTCTGGATGAAAAAGTGCTTGAATTTGAAGATTTTAATTTTTCTGTCCCTATTTCTTCATTGCTGCCTGAAAGAATGAAGAGTAAAGATATGGACGGTTTTTACGAAGTGAAATCTTCAACCATCCGCAAGGATACAGCATATGATAACGAATTTTCAGCTGAGCGTAAACCGAAATGGATAGAATATCATCAGATGAGCCATTCTACAGATACCCATCTGGCGAAATTTGGAGATTTTGATTTTAATACAGTCAATTTTGTAACTGCTTTGGATGGTAAAATAATGTTGCTAAATGCGGTTGATACGGAAATTACTCCTTCAGAATCTGGGAAATTTATAGCAGCGATAGATAAGAAATACGGAAAAGCAGTAAAGACAACAGGTGATTTCTTCGGCTCTTTTGATATTTATACCTGGAATCTTAAAGACAGGGTTATCAAATATTCTGTCGCACATGATGATGAAAAAGGAACATTGAAAATAGAAGTGAATGCTGAACAGGGAAAAATAAAGGCAGGTGAAAAAAAGCCTCATAGCAAAGCATATCTTTATATAGCTCCCAATGACTACGCTGGTAAAATATTCGAAGATATGACTACAGGAGATTTACTGTACTGCAAATAATTACGATGATGAAAAAGGTGTTTTTATTATGCATTATCCTGATCTATGTGTTGGCTTATGCACATCCGTTTATCCTGAAATCTGCTGATGAAGCAAAGGAATTCAGACTTACCTTTTACCATGCATAAACGGAAAATAAATGGAGTCTATAGGTTTTCTATGATGCAAAAAAGATTCTGAAGAATAGTTATCTTGTGAAAGCCAGCAGCTCTTTATAAAACTTTAGAATTGAATGCAGTATTCATCATTTGTAATTCATCACACTCCGTTTTTTTACGGTATTTTGAATAATGTCTTTTAGGATTCAATTTTAGGTCTGATATTTGTACTGGGTAGCCAAACTAAATGGCCGATTTTATTTATGAAGAACATATCTGTGAAAAAATCATTTTTATATGCATGTTTATGCGCTTTGTTCCTTGTTTCCTGCAAAAAAGAAATAGAAAAAATAAGCGATACTTTTAAAGATACCGTTTCTGCCTCTGATATGCCGGAAGCTGAAAAAGACTCTGTAAAGAAAGATTCCGTACCTGTGGTTAAAAAAGAATCTATGCCCCCTGCCATGCAGGAAAATGGTTTCTATAATGCATTCGTACTTCCGAAAGATAAGAAGATGAGGGATTCTGTATATGCAGAGTTCAGCAAGAAATATAGTGTAGAGGAACGTACGGCTATTTTAGCATTAAACAGGCTGGATTCAAAAAGTAAATGGAATGCCGATACACTGGTAGTTCCCGCAAAGATAGATACTACACTGATGGCTTATTCGCCGTTTCCGATGCAGCTGGATATATTAAGCGGAGTGAAGAAATTTGTGATTTTTTCGTATCCTATTCAGGCCTATGGCGTATATTCCAACGGAACCCTTGTAAAATGGGGCCCTACAAGTATGGGAAAAAAATCTGCCCAGACCACAAGAGGACTTACTTTTGCCAACTGGAAAAAGAAATTATCAATCTCCACTGTCAGCAGTGAATGGAAACTTCCTTATAATTTTAACATTCATAATATAGGCGGAATCGGATGGCATGAGTATACCCTTCCGGGATACCCGGCTTCGCATTCCTGTTTAAGATTGCTGAGAAAAGATGCACAGTGGCTGTATTCTTATGCTGATACCTGGATTTTGGCTCCGGGGGGTGCCACTACAAAAGCGAGAGGTACAGCCGTAATGGTATTTGGAGATTACAACTGGGGCGGAAGAAAACCGTGGAGGAAACTTCTTGATGATCCGAATGCCAATAATATATCCGTTGAAGAACTTACCAAACTTCTGGAGCCGGATGTACCGAAAATGCTGAAAGAGCAAAGCAACAGGGAAAGAGTAGCTGATTCTATAAAAACAGCAAAAGCCATGGCTGCTCCCGTTCAGGAAAGGGCAGGAGATTCTTTATCTAATTGATTTTCTTTTCAAACTGTAACGTAGACTCTTCTGCAAAACGTCTCAGTTTAAGCATTTCATCTTTTCCTTTATGCTGCCCGAATCTTGCAGCGATATAAGTAAGAAGAATAAAAAATAACATAACAAAAGAAGCGCTCAGTGCCCACGGGTATTCGGCGCTTTTTATCTGTTTTTCCACATAATACATGGTGAAGAACGTCATCCACAGAATAGAAAAAGAAAAATACAGGAACATGAAAAAAGTCCAGACGGCAGAGCTGGGACCGAATACGCCCCGTATGACAGTATCTTCATCTTCTATTTCCACACGCAAGGCAAGGCGGGGCTTCCAGTAATTATCATATTCTGTTTCTACCCAGATGGTGGCAACTTCCTTATTGATATTGCCAGCAAATTCATCTTTATGGCCGGCGAGGTATTTCTTCAGGTTCTCAGCATACTCTTCTTTGGTAAGGTGGGTAAACATTTTGAATCTGGGTCTGGTTCGTATTCTGTCTAAAGTGGTTTCTTCGGTTTTCATATACTATTCTTGATAAGGAATGGGGTCTTCCAGGGTAAAACGTAAAGTGAGCTGTTCATTTTTTCTCTGAACAACCATGGTGATATTTCTTCCTTCATATGATTTCATGAGCTCTACAATTTTTTCCAGCGTCATATCTGCAGTCCTGTCCCCGTTGATGCTGATCACTTTGTCATCTTTCTGCACCCCGGCTTCATAGGCAGGAGAATCTTTCCTTACCCCTGAAATGGAAAACATTGGTTTTAAACTGAATTTATACTGGAAAGAGTCTCTATACGCTTCATGGGTTACCCCGGTACTTTTCTGGGTTTCAATTTTGACCCGGTCCTGTTCCCATTCCAGGCCGTCCTGTCTGAAATCCAGTCCGCTCATATTGAAGTTGAAAGGATCATTGAAATTTCTGTTCTTTTTCAGGTAGAGCTTCTGATTCTGATAATCGAAAACAGCAGTAAACCGGCGCATGATTTCTCCGCCCACAGATCCTTTTCTGTTTTCTACCAGATTGACATGCTGTATGGAAAATTCATCAGGCATTGCCGTGAGAGGTTTTTCAAATTTAAAATTGCCCAGGTAAAAATTATGAATTCTGCTCCTTTTTCCATAAATATCTCCATTGAATCCACGGCCAAGGAAATCATCTATATTAGGTCTGTTATAAACGAAATTTTTAATAAGGGTAGGAAACAGCCATATAGCATCGCTATTTCCAAGGTCTATGAGCAGTTTTGAACTTTTTCTTTCATTCGTCATTTCTACATCTGCCATGAGATAAGGCTTACTTTGCTCAATACTGATTGGAAATTCATCAAACCTTTTGATTTTATTTTTCAGAAGATCGGAATTTTCATAGACCGTTATTTTTTTTGACATATAATCGATGACGATAGGGTGGTCTTTAAAAAAATGATACCCTATCACACCGTTTACAGGAATTCCCACATGTGATGAAATATTGAATTCTTCATCAAGGATCACATATAAAGACATTGAGGTATTGACCATAACGTCACCTATCCGGGCGGTATTGCGGTCAGACTTTAAACCGTCAATGCTTAAACTTCCGCCAAGTCCTGAAAATTTTATCTTTTCCACATTTCCAAGTTTGAGTTCCTTGTTCTCAAGACTGAAAAGGATGGTTTCTGAAACTCCGGTATCAAGAAGAAAGGTAAGTTCGGCTCCGTTGATATTGATAGGAATAAAGATGAGATTGTTGATAAATTTAAAAGGAATGACGGCTTTTTTAGTATTAATCAGCTCAAAAGCGTTCTGTGCATTTATAAAAATGCTTAGCAATAATCCCAGTAAAAGAAACTTAAATTTCATTTACTGAATTTAGTGAATTTATTAATATTATAATAAAAAAACATTCCAAAAGCAGGAATGTTTATATAAACTACAACGAAGTAGTGTGAAACGTTAAAATTATTAAAAACAGGATCAGACCTATTTGGAGAAAAATTCCATCAGATCCATATAGTTTTTCTGATTCACGCCATGCCCGCTCATATATTCCCTGAAAGTGAAATAGCAGCTCAGGTCATAAAGAAGGTCTGCCGCTTTTCTTCCCCACTCAAGAGGGATAACAGCGTCATCAGTACCGTGTGAAATAAAGAATCTGAGTCTTTCAAGTTTCTTTTTGTCTTTTACAATGCCATCCAGGATTTTTTCCTCAGGATAAGCGCTCAGACAGGCAACATAATTAAAAAGATCAGGATATTTTAAGGCTAGGGCATAACACAATATTCCGCCCTGGCTGAAGCCGCACAAATGAGTTTTGCCTTCTGTAAGGCCATAATGGTTGATGATTTTCAGTATGCTTTCCAGAACTGCGTTTAAAGATTCTTTAGCCTGAGGCACATCAATGAAGTTTTCAGGATCATTGAAATTGATATCATACCATGAATATCCTTCAAACTGCGTGTCTCTTGGTGCTCTGAAGCTAACGATAAGCCAGTCGGAGGGAAGAGTTTCCCTGAAACTGAAAAGATCCTGCTCATTGCTGCCATAACCGTGAAGCATAAAAAGAACAGGCGTGCTCGGGGTAATATGTTCCGGCTCTCTTACTAGGTAATCTAAATTCATACAGCAAATATAATTAATAAATCAGATTGTTCCCCATTTTTGCCATTCGTACAAAGAACTTTCGTGTGAACATATTTTATATTCAAAAAATGATTATTTGTGCTGTAATATTGTGTTTTACGAAGTATTTTTACTTTTTGCCGATTTGATATTGTTTACAAATCTTTATTGGAAAATTTTCATAAAAGTTATTTTTATATTAATAAAAAACCTATATTTGAAACATTAAAAAATCTATTTGGAGAAATGAAGCAATTTTACAATTCAAAAAGTTTACTTAGACTTTCTTTTTTATTCGTTTTATTATTTTCAGCGATCACCGTGTTCAATTCTTGTAAAAAAGATGACGATGATGAATTTCAGGATCACGTAGTCCAGTTTGAAGCAAAAACTACTACAGGAGGAGAGCTTATCGCTGTTGTTACTCAGGTAGGTACTGTTCAGAATACTATTTTAAGTAATCCGGTAACCCCTCTGAAATCAGTATGGAATAGTGGAGAATTCTTTGTAAACTCCAGCCAGGCACAGCTGAACCTTGATGCAAGAGCAAAATTGCCTGAAGATACTTCAGAATTGACGATCAATCTTTATGTAGACGGAGAAATAGTCAGAACAGCAAAAGCAGTAGGAAAGGGAGAAAAGTCTGTATCTTTGGATTTCAGTTTCTTAGAGCCATAAAATATTTAAATATTGATACCAACATAAACCGCTTTTACAGCGGTTTTTTTATTCTTCAATCATATGCTGCTGTACAGCACGGTTGATCAGTTCCGTTGAATTTTTGGCCTGAAATTTCTGCAACAGATTCTTTCGGTGCGTATCTACAGTAAGGGGGCTTAAAAACAGCTCTTCAGCAATCATATTACTCGTTTTCCCCTGGGCTACCATTTGCAGGATCTGCTTTTCCCTTTTGGTAAGCCTGGGAATGGGAAGATCATTTTGAGGGGGACGGCTGATGATCTGCTTTGTTTCATTACAGAATACGATGTCTCCGGAAAGTGCCCCTTTGATGCATACTGCCAGCTCACTGATGGAGGTATTCTTTAAAAGGTATCCACTTGCTCCGTTTTGTATAGACTGCATGATGATGCTTCTTTCAGAACGGTTACTGAACATAATTACTGAAATATCCGGTGATATTTTTTTTATTTCCCGGCAGAGGTCCGTACCATTGGCATCCGGCAGGGTAATGTCCAGAAGGATAATATCAACCTGATGAGACTGGATAAAACGGATGATTTCCGAACCGGAAGTAAAAGTTTCTGTCACATTGAAGAAAGGCTGGCTGTTCAGCATCATTTTCAACCCTTCGATGACAATAGGGTGATCGTCTACGATGACAATGTTTATTTTTTTATTCTCCATCTATATTGAGTTCTATATTAATCGTTGTGCCCTGGCTGTCTGAGCTGACTTCCATTTTACCTTTCAGATAGTTAACCCGGTTTTTCAGATTGCGGAGTCCCATATTTTTAGTGGTATTTTCTATCTCCTTATCAAATCCTTTTCCATTATCCTCAATGGTGATCAGGAAGCTTTCTCCGGATTGGGAACACTGAAGGAGGATATTAGTGGCTTCGGCATGTTTTACGGCATTGGCTAAGAGTTCCTGTACGATTCTGTAAATATTAAGCTGTACCGTCAGGGCCAGATTTTTCTCGATGTTCAGGGGTTCAAAGTAAATATCAAGATCTTTTCTCCCATAAAATTCACACAGATCACTTAATGCCGTTTCCAGACCGAATTTGAGAAGAGACTCGGGCATCAGGTTTCTGGCCACATGTCTGAGTTCTGTTACCGAATTGTCAAGTTGATTCAGTATTTTATAAAAATCCTGATGCTGCTCAGGATCCAGCTGATTGGAAGACCAGGTGGAAAGATTGATTTTAACACCTGCCAGCATACCTCCAAGACCGTCATGAAGGTCTTTTGCTACACGCTCCCTTTCCCGCTCTTCTCCTTCAAGAATGGCTTTGGTAAGTGCCAGTTCTTCTTTCTGTTTGATATCTTCTATTTTCTGCTGAAGGTTGATCTCTTTCTGTTCAGAAAGTTTCTTGTTCTTCCTGTAAATGATAAAAAGGAAAATAAGAAGGCTTAAAAATAACAAGAGGATCAGGCTCAATACCCATAAATAAGAGTTTTTTTGATTAACCTCCATCTCTTTCTGATTCTTTTCAGCATTCAGATAGGCTATTTTTTTCTCCTTTTCAGAAGCATTGAATCTGGTTTCCAGTTTATTGATCTCCAGTTTTATATTCTCGGCATTTAAGCTGTCATTGAGTTTTGAATACTTTTTCTCCCAGACCAAAGCTTCGCCGGGATTTCCCATAATTTCGTTGATGCTGGAAAGATGGCTGTAGATGGTTTTCCGGTTGTTGAGATCACGGGCCAGTGTCTTTTCTGCCAGGATTTCTTCCAGCAGGCTTTTGGCTTCCTTATATCTTTTGATCTTTTTGTAGGTATCGTACTGATGAAAATAGAACATCTGCATCAGCAGTTTCTGGTTGTATTTTCTGGCATAAGACAATCCTTTTTCGATCGTCCGGAGAACCTGGATATGCTCTTGCTGTCCGATGAAATATAAGGCCAGATTGTAATAATAGAAAGTATTGGAAGACGATTCAGGGTAGGGGCGCACCATTTTTCCGGCTTTATCCAGAAACTGTTTTCCTATGCTGCATTTTGCCTGGTAGCAATAGTTGCTGTTGGTATTAAGATAGGCATGAAACAACTCTGTAGAATGAGGGGCTTTTTTTTCAAGAATATGAATTGCTTTCTCATTATAATAACCTGCCTTTTCAAACTCCGCATTATAAGTGAGCATAAGGGCCAGTTGGGTATACAGAAATCCAAGGACCTTGGTATCTCCGTATTTTTCAACAGTGGGAATACTTTTTTCAAGCATGGTTTTGATCAGGAAAGGATAACCTTCTTTATTTTTCTGCAGAATACCGTAATTGTACCAGCATAAAGACAGGTAGAAATCAGCTTTCTGACTTTTTAATTCAGACAGTTGTGCAATCGCTTTACGGAATGATGCTGTTGCTTTATCTCTATTCAGGTCCTGATAGTACAATCCTTCATAGTAATAATAGACAGCCGATGTAAAACGATCCTGTGCTCCCAGTTGTTTTCCGTTTTGCAGATATTTTTTACTTAAAAGACTGTCTGTATTTTTATAATAATCGGAAAGGTGAAAATAGGCATTGGCTTTAGAAATATTATCGACATGGCTGCCAATCCTGGATTGAAGGCTGTCAGTATATTTTTTTTCGTTAAGGGGAAATAACCCCTGAGCCTTTACGGTAAAGTGGATTAGAATATATAAAATACACCATAATCGCTTCATCAGTTTAATTTTCAACGTTGTCGTTCAGTTTTTTTATGAATATGTGAATATAATTAAAAAAATACGGATGAAAAATACCGGGAAATAGGTAGAAAAAAATACATTTTTTTTAGGGTTGTGCTTTATAATATTCTCTGATAGTTTTGCGGGAACAGATAATAAGCATAACTAAATTATTAAAATGAAAAAGAGAATTTTTATACTGGGCATGGTATCCCTTTTTGGTATGATGAATGCACAAAGAATACAGAAGGGAGAAGCCCAGATCAACGTAGATCTAGGGGTTGCCGACGGATGGGGATTACCGGTGTCAATAGGCGTTGATTATGCCATACACAATGATATTACAGTGGGAATTCAAGGAAGCTATGCCACAGAAAAATATACAGGAGATATTAAAGGAAGCTGGCTGGGGATAGGAGCCAACGGGAATTATCATTTCAATACGCTGTTGAAAATTCCTAATAAATGGGATTTCTATGCAGGTGCCACGCTGGCCTACAACTCATTTTCCTATAAGTACAACGGATCAGATTACGATTACTTTGATGGGAAATCTTCCGGTGTAGGTTTTGCAGGTCAGGTGGGAGGAAGATACTTCTTTACCAATAACCTTGCCCTGCATGTAGAACTCGGAGGCGGAACTGTAGCTTCAGGCGGAAAGGCCGGGCTTACGTACAAATTCTAAATAGGTGAACAGATTTTTAATGCTAAAAATTGATACTTTTCTCAATGAAACCGTGGAGCTAATCTGCGGTTTTTTGTTTTTCAAGGATAAAAAATAAACCTGCTTAAACTCTTTCTCTAAAAGGTTTAAACAGGTTTAGTATTGAGTTTGTATTGTCGTTAAATTACCTTTACAATAAAATAGCTTTTCTTTCCTTTCTGAAGCAATAAGAATTTACCGTCAATAAGATCACTTTCATTAGCGGTAAAAGTATCATTCACCTTTTGCTTGTTTACAGAAATTGAATTTCCTTTGATCTCTCTCTGGGCTTCACTTTTAGACTTTAAAAATCCTGATTTTTCAGAAAGAAGGTCAATGATGTTTACGCCCAGCACATCTGCTTTAGCCACCTCTTTTTGAGGAACCCCGTCAAAAACCTCAAGGAATGTTTCTTCATCAAGGCTTACCAGATCTTCGGCAGTAGAGCGTCCGAAAAGAATTTCAGATGCTTTCAGTGCCTTTTCATATTCTTCTTTGCCATGTACCCAAACGGTGACCTCTTCAGCAAGTTTCTTTTGCAGTTTTCTTTCGTGAGCAGCCGTTTTGTGCTCTTCTATCAATGCTTCAATCTCTTCTTTTCCTAAGAACGTATAGAATTTGATGAATCTTTCAGCATCTTCATCCGTTGCATTCAGCCAGAACTGATAGAACTTATAAGGTGAAGTTTTCTTTTTATCAAGCCAGTAGTTTTCCCCGCTTTCAGATTTTCCGAATTTTGATCCGTCAGCTTTTGTAATCAAAGGAACTGTAAGGGCAAATGCTTCTCCCTGGGCCTTTCTGCGGATCAGCTCAGTTCCGGTAGTGATATTTCCCCACTGGTCAGAACCTCCCATCTGTAATTTTACATTATTGTTTTGGTACAAATGAAGGAAATCATATCCCTGAATCAGCTGATAGGTAAATTCTGTAAAGCTCATTCCATCTGCTCCGCTTTCTCCGGAGAATCTTTTCTTTACAGAATCTTTAGCCATCATGTAGTTCACTGTGATATTCTTCCCTACATTTTTGGCAAAATCAAGGAAAGAAATATTCTTCATCCAGTCGTAGTTGTTGACCAGTTCAGCCTTGTTGGGTTCATTCCCTGCAAAATCAAGGAACCTTGAAAGCTGGTTTTTCAGACAGTCTACATAATGTAAAAGAGTTTCTTCATCCAGAAGATTTCTTTCTGCCGATTTACCGGATGGGTCTCCGATCATTCCTGTAGCACCTCCTACCAAAGCGATTGGCTTGTGACCATGCTGCTGGAAGTGAGCGAGAATCTTTATCTGGATAAGACTTCCGATATGTAAAGAATCGGCCGTAGGATCAAAACCAATATATGCCGTAGTTACCTCTTTATTCAGTTGTTCATCGGTTCCTGGCATCATATCGGCAAACAGACCACGCCATTTCAGTTCTTCTATAAAGGAATTCATTTGATTTTTTACTTTAAAATTTTAAGAGGCAAAGATAATAAATTCAGAAGTATTGAAGAGAGCTGAGAATTATTTAAGATAAATAAATTCAGGTAAGGAAGTCGGAGGCTGGAAGAGGAGGAGTTATAGAGGTTTGAAAAATAAGCAGGGTTTATATGGTATTAATTTTGAGTCCGGCTAAAAAACTTCATTCAACAGGAACTTCCAGCTTCCCACCTCTCTGTTTTTGCCATTTCACAATTTGCCTTTTTGTCTCAAATACTTTATATTTGTTATTAATGAACGACGAACAGCTATTCCTGCTCATCCAGAAGGCCAAAGACAAGGATCAGAAGGCCCAGACTAAACTCATCAATGTTTTTTGGGTGGATGTTTTCTCATTTGTAATGAAAAAAGTAAGGGATGAAAATGATGCCGATGAGATCACCGTAAACGTTTTCTCCAAAGTATTGTCGAAACTGGATATGTTCGATCCGCATTTTCAGTTTAAAACCTGGATTCTGACCATTGCCCAGAACACCGTGATTGATTTCTGGCGGAAAAAGAGCCGTGAAAATGAAGACTCCATCGAAAATCTGGATGAAGTTAAAAATCAATATGCAAAATCTCCCGAAGAACTTCTTATTTCTGAAGAAGAGCAAAAGAAGATTATCAAAACCATAGAATCTCTGGATGCCAACTATCAGGATATCATCAAACTGAGATTTTTTGAAGAAAAGAGCATCAAAGAAATTGCTGAAGAGCTGGGAATTTCTGTGGCCAATACCAAAGTCCGTGTGATGCGCGCCAAAAAGGTACTGGCCGAATTATTGAAAAATAACGAGTTTGAAGACAATTGATCTGGTCAGAAAACATATTGACATAATGCTGCAAATGCACAAATAACAATCCCCATATTTCTATGTCATTAAAAATAAACAACATAGAAACATAGTTTTTTATATTATTCATGCATTTTTGGTAGAAGAAATATGAATATGGCTGGTTTTCATATCTCCCGAATCATTCTGTGGGTTAATATTATAATTAGACATAGCAGCCGGAATACGGGTTTCATAAAATATTTTGCGTTTTAAAATCCAGAATTATCTGTTTCATCAATGCCTCTGTTTGATTGTTTCGATAAAAAAATCACTAACTTTGAACCTCAATTTGAGAAATAAATGGAAAATTTAGTTCAGGATACTACCGTTCAGAAACCAAAGTGGATTCGTGTAAAACTTCCTACCGGAAAGAACTACAGAGAACTGAGAACCTTGGTTGATAAATATAAATTAAATACAATTTGCCAGAGCGGAAGCTGCCCGAATATGGGTGAGTGCTGGGGAGAAGGTACGGCAACATTCATGATCCTTGGAAACATCTGTACAAGAAGCTGTGGATTCTGTGGTGTAAAAACAGGAAAACCACTGGATGTCAACTGGGATGAACCTGAAAAAGTAGCCCGTTCCATTAAATTAATGAAGATCAAACACGCTGTACTTACCTCTGTGGACCGTGATGATCTGAAAGATATGGGATCTATCCTTTGGGG
It encodes the following:
- a CDS encoding AraC family transcriptional regulator, with protein sequence MLYIIMVVVLQALITLTLLLYLIRNRESILNMLLLYIGVVALDMGYEYFIIQRFGYESVLYEIPGSLRVFKGLIFLYITTYLIHAKWRDKLKYLIVPLTLIVIHHAVALCAKIFDLSWADIAIRSYKSYFMYYSYYWVACLAVCIFFLTKFRKNITHPAAGNFRYLVCYVLMGVLIFWGVYQLGWSTLIYQKIYSLMFLFQFGWILYVYILTYQHNLREQQYAVHFSGPKETYQYKDLSKIDFDAVQNAIISFYQESHIYLDEEFTLDQLSNCLKISKADLSITFNKHLHSNFHEYTNRNRIQHFKQILSEDPSASVTDIAFQCGFKSKSTFYKYFKKEFDCLPSQLVH
- a CDS encoding L,D-transpeptidase, which encodes MKNISVKKSFLYACLCALFLVSCKKEIEKISDTFKDTVSASDMPEAEKDSVKKDSVPVVKKESMPPAMQENGFYNAFVLPKDKKMRDSVYAEFSKKYSVEERTAILALNRLDSKSKWNADTLVVPAKIDTTLMAYSPFPMQLDILSGVKKFVIFSYPIQAYGVYSNGTLVKWGPTSMGKKSAQTTRGLTFANWKKKLSISTVSSEWKLPYNFNIHNIGGIGWHEYTLPGYPASHSCLRLLRKDAQWLYSYADTWILAPGGATTKARGTAVMVFGDYNWGGRKPWRKLLDDPNANNISVEELTKLLEPDVPKMLKEQSNRERVADSIKTAKAMAAPVQERAGDSLSN
- a CDS encoding PDZ domain-containing protein, whose protein sequence is MKFKFLLLGLLLSIFINAQNAFELINTKKAVIPFKFINNLIFIPININGAELTFLLDTGVSETILFSLENKELKLGNVEKIKFSGLGGSLSIDGLKSDRNTARIGDVMVNTSMSLYVILDEEFNISSHVGIPVNGVIGYHFFKDHPIVIDYMSKKITVYENSDLLKNKIKRFDEFPISIEQSKPYLMADVEMTNERKSSKLLIDLGNSDAIWLFPTLIKNFVYNRPNIDDFLGRGFNGDIYGKRSRIHNFYLGNFKFEKPLTAMPDEFSIQHVNLVENRKGSVGGEIMRRFTAVFDYQNQKLYLKKNRNFNDPFNFNMSGLDFRQDGLEWEQDRVKIETQKSTGVTHEAYRDSFQYKFSLKPMFSISGVRKDSPAYEAGVQKDDKVISINGDRTADMTLEKIVELMKSYEGRNITMVVQRKNEQLTLRFTLEDPIPYQE
- a CDS encoding alpha/beta hydrolase; its protein translation is MNLDYLVREPEHITPSTPVLFMLHGYGSNEQDLFSFRETLPSDWLIVSFRAPRDTQFEGYSWYDINFNDPENFIDVPQAKESLNAVLESILKIINHYGLTEGKTHLCGFSQGGILCYALALKYPDLFNYVACLSAYPEEKILDGIVKDKKKLERLRFFISHGTDDAVIPLEWGRKAADLLYDLSCYFTFREYMSGHGVNQKNYMDLMEFFSK
- a CDS encoding response regulator; amino-acid sequence: MENKKINIVIVDDHPIVIEGLKMMLNSQPFFNVTETFTSGSEIIRFIQSHQVDIILLDITLPDANGTDLCREIKKISPDISVIMFSNRSERSIIMQSIQNGASGYLLKNTSISELAVCIKGALSGDIVFCNETKQIISRPPQNDLPIPRLTKREKQILQMVAQGKTSNMIAEELFLSPLTVDTHRKNLLQKFQAKNSTELINRAVQQHMIEE
- a CDS encoding sensor histidine kinase — encoded protein: MKRLWCILYILIHFTVKAQGLFPLNEKKYTDSLQSRIGSHVDNISKANAYFHLSDYYKNTDSLLSKKYLQNGKQLGAQDRFTSAVYYYYEGLYYQDLNRDKATASFRKAIAQLSELKSQKADFYLSLCWYNYGILQKNKEGYPFLIKTMLEKSIPTVEKYGDTKVLGFLYTQLALMLTYNAEFEKAGYYNEKAIHILEKKAPHSTELFHAYLNTNSNYCYQAKCSIGKQFLDKAGKMVRPYPESSSNTFYYYNLALYFIGQQEHIQVLRTIEKGLSYARKYNQKLLMQMFYFHQYDTYKKIKRYKEAKSLLEEILAEKTLARDLNNRKTIYSHLSSINEIMGNPGEALVWEKKYSKLNDSLNAENIKLEINKLETRFNASEKEKKIAYLNAEKNQKEMEVNQKNSYLWVLSLILLLFLSLLIFLFIIYRKNKKLSEQKEINLQQKIEDIKQKEELALTKAILEGEERERERVAKDLHDGLGGMLAGVKINLSTWSSNQLDPEQHQDFYKILNQLDNSVTELRHVARNLMPESLLKFGLETALSDLCEFYGRKDLDIYFEPLNIEKNLALTVQLNIYRIVQELLANAVKHAEATNILLQCSQSGESFLITIEDNGKGFDKEIENTTKNMGLRNLKNRVNYLKGKMEVSSDSQGTTINIELNIDGE